The following are encoded together in the Takifugu flavidus isolate HTHZ2018 chromosome 22, ASM371156v2, whole genome shotgun sequence genome:
- the nudt5 gene encoding ADP-sugar pyrophosphatase isoform X2 yields MNTEEATTSNAPHIVKEEVIAAGKWVTLEKTTYIDPAGTTRIWETTKRTTRQANTEADGVGIIALLKRTLHKDCVVMVKQFRPPLGCCTLEFPAGLIDEGESAEITALRELKEETGFKGEVVGVTPVTCLDPGLSNCTTQIVLVNINGDEAENINPTQQLGDGEFVEVVLLPLDEFQTKIDDLLKKEKILVDAKVYIFGMGMAQAFFKPKEVPVLKQ; encoded by the exons ATGAACACAGAGGAGGCCACAACCAGCAATGCTCCACATATAGTGAAAGAAGAG GTCATTGCAGCAGGGAAATGGGTGACGCTGGAGAAAACGACGTACATCGATCCTGCCGGGACCACCAG AATCTGGGAGACCACGAAGAGGACCACGAGACAAGCTAACACAGAAGCGGATG GCGTGGGAATCATCGCCCTGCTCAAGCGAACGCTACACAAAGACTGCGTTGTGATGGTGAAGCAGTTTCGCCCTCCTCTGGGATGTTGCACTCTGGAGTTTCCCGCAG GCTTGATTGATGAGGGTGAAAGTGCAGAGATTACAGCTCTGAGGGAGCTCAAGGAAGAAACCGGATTCAAGGGGGAAGTGGTCGGGGTGACCCCAG TGACCTGCCTGGACCCCGGCCTGTCTAACTGCACCACCCAGATCGTCTTGGTCAACATCAACGGAGATGAGGCTGAGAACATAAACCCGACACAACAACTGG GCGATGGAG AGTTTGTTGAAGTCGTCCTTCTGCCTCTCGACGAGTTCCAGACCAAAATCGACG ATTtactgaagaaagaaaaaatcctGGTGGATGCCAAAGTGTACATCTTTGGCATGGGGATGGCTCAGGCCTTCTTTAAGCCCAAGGAGGTGCCCGTCCTTAAACAATAA
- the nudt5 gene encoding ADP-sugar pyrophosphatase isoform X1 codes for MNTEEATTSNAPHIVKEEVIAAGKWVTLEKTTYIDPAGTTRIWETTKRTTRQANTEADGVGIIALLKRTLHKDCVVMVKQFRPPLGCCTLEFPAGLIDEGESAEITALRELKEETGFKGEVVGVTPVTCLDPGLSNCTTQIVLVNINGDEAENINPTQQLGDGGKRSLRHKCWKLPSQLVSQSISSLCRVC; via the exons ATGAACACAGAGGAGGCCACAACCAGCAATGCTCCACATATAGTGAAAGAAGAG GTCATTGCAGCAGGGAAATGGGTGACGCTGGAGAAAACGACGTACATCGATCCTGCCGGGACCACCAG AATCTGGGAGACCACGAAGAGGACCACGAGACAAGCTAACACAGAAGCGGATG GCGTGGGAATCATCGCCCTGCTCAAGCGAACGCTACACAAAGACTGCGTTGTGATGGTGAAGCAGTTTCGCCCTCCTCTGGGATGTTGCACTCTGGAGTTTCCCGCAG GCTTGATTGATGAGGGTGAAAGTGCAGAGATTACAGCTCTGAGGGAGCTCAAGGAAGAAACCGGATTCAAGGGGGAAGTGGTCGGGGTGACCCCAG TGACCTGCCTGGACCCCGGCCTGTCTAACTGCACCACCCAGATCGTCTTGGTCAACATCAACGGAGATGAGGCTGAGAACATAAACCCGACACAACAACTGG GCGATGGAGGTAAGAGGTCCTTACGTCACAAATGTTGGAAGCTGCCCTCGCAGCTCGTCTCACAATCCATATCGTCCCTTTGCAGAGTTTGTTGA
- the cdc123 gene encoding cell division cycle protein 123 homolog, producing MKKEQVVNCQFSVWYPIFKKHTIKSLILPLPQNVIDYLLDDGTLVVAGSDHDTQTHSNSDLNGDLNAEEDIQWSDDETTTTVTAPEFPEFSSHVLEAINALGGSVFPKLNWSAPRDANWIALNSSLQCHSLSDIFLLFKSSDFITHDLTQPFLLCSDQDSPDPAINYELVLRKWSELIPGGEFRCFVKENKLIAVSQRDYTQYYQHILKQEEQICQAVEAFFSQHIQYNFLDEDFVFDVYRDSQGRVWLIDLNPFGEVTDSLLFSWEELTSGDLTQQQEGPAFRYATSEVTVQPSPCLSYRIPRDFVDLSTGEDAYKLIDFLKLKKSQQEDSEEEEEERGGDAPPQ from the exons ATGAAGAAGGAGCAAGTAGTCAATTGCCAGTTTTCGGTATGGTATCCGATATTCAAGAAACATACGATTAAAAG CCTGATTCTTCCACTGCCTCAGAATGTAATAGACTATTTACTAGACGATGGGACGCTGGTAGTAGCTGGGAG TGATCACGACACGCAAACACATTCCAATAGTGATCTGAATGGTGATCTGAATGCAGAAGAAGATATTCAG TGGTCAGATGATGAAACAACCACCACTGTCACA GCTCCAGAGTTCCCAGAATTCTCCTCTCATGTGTTGGAGGCAATAAATGCCCTGGGTGGGAGTGTCTTTCCCAAACTCAACTGGAGTGCTCCGCGG GATGCCAACTGGATCGCGCTGAACAGTTCTCTGCAGTGTCACAGCCTCAGCGACATTTTCCTGCTCTTCAAGAGCTCCGACTTCATCACCCACGACCTCACGCAGCC GTTTCTCCTGTGCAGTGACCAGGACTCCCCAGACCCGGCCATCAACTATGAG CTGGTTTTGAGAAAGTGGAGCGAGCTGATTCCAGGAGGAGAGTTCCGCTGCTTTGTCAAAGAGAACAAGCTGATCG CTGTCTCCCAGAGGGATTATACGCAGTATTACCAGCACATTctgaagcaggaggagcagatctGCCAGGCCGTCGAGGCCTTCTTCAGCCAGCACATCCAGTACAACTTCCTGGATGAAGACT TTGTTTTCGACGTCTACAGAGACAGCCAG GGCAGGGTGTGGCTCATCGACCTGAACCCGTTTGGAGAGGTGACCGACTCGCTGCTGTTCAGCTGGGAGGAGCTGACGTCTGGAGACCTCACCCAGCAGCAG GAAGGTCCGGCGTTTCGCTACGCGACCAGCGAGGTGACGGTTCAGCCCAGCCCCTGCCTGAGCTACAGAATCCCCCGAGACTTTGTGGACCTCTCCACTGGAGAAGACGCCTACAAACTCATCGACTTCCTCAAACTG AAGAAAAGCCAACAGGAAgattctgaggaggaggaggaggagagggggggggacgcCCCCCCGCAGTGA